A portion of the Flavobacterium limnophilum genome contains these proteins:
- a CDS encoding GNAT family N-acetyltransferase: MKIKIRPAVFADIDTILEIINHEILHGTSNYDYEPHDFETQKSWFEDKQAKNWPIIVAEFENTTIGYATYGQFREKIGYQYTVEHSVYVAEEFIGNGVGKLLLAELIKLAKEQGFHNMIGAIDAKNKGSITFHKKFGFEVAGTIREVGYKFDHWLDLVFMQLILE; this comes from the coding sequence ATGAAAATCAAGATAAGACCTGCGGTTTTTGCCGATATTGACACCATTTTGGAAATCATCAATCACGAAATACTGCATGGTACGTCGAATTATGATTATGAGCCGCACGATTTTGAAACCCAGAAATCATGGTTTGAAGATAAACAGGCGAAAAATTGGCCCATAATTGTGGCCGAATTTGAAAACACGACCATTGGATATGCCACTTATGGCCAATTCAGGGAAAAAATTGGCTACCAATACACGGTGGAACATTCGGTTTACGTGGCGGAAGAATTTATAGGAAATGGCGTTGGCAAACTATTGTTGGCAGAACTCATCAAATTGGCGAAGGAACAAGGTTTCCACAACATGATTGGCGCCATTGACGCAAAAAACAAGGGGAGCATCACTTTCCACAAAAAATTTGGCTTTGAAGTTGCCGGCACGATTCGGGAAGTGGGCTACAAATTTGACCATTGGCTGGATTTGGTTTTTATGCAATTGATTTTGGAATGA
- a CDS encoding cytochrome ubiquinol oxidase subunit I, with protein MDVEILARIQFAFTIAFHYIYPPLSIGIGLIMVIFEGLYLKTGNKEYEILTRFWIKIFALTFGIGVATGIIMEFEFGTNWAVYSRYVGDIFGSALAAEGLFAFGLESTFLGILLFGWNRVKPWVHFVSTLGVFLGSMFSAVWIVVANSWQQTPAGYHIVGTGLNARAEVTDFWEMVFNPSSVDRIIHVWQGAILAGTFLVLSVHAYYIRKGRYVEISKKAFKITLVVATVFSLTQLLSGHSSADGVAVNQPAKLAAMEGHFQKNSPADLYLLGWVDKEKQTVTGLGIPGGLSFLVHQDFQAPIKGLNDFPVEDRPSQINAVFQFYHIMVAIGMALIGLTLYASFLWWRGKLFETKWLMWIFSFSVILPQIANQVGWFAAEMGRQPWVVYGLLRTNKAFSQEVSSNQIVFSLVLFTFVYSLLLVLFLYSVNKKIKHGPYDELEKSSEINFL; from the coding sequence ATGGACGTTGAAATATTGGCCCGCATTCAATTTGCTTTTACCATTGCCTTCCATTACATCTATCCGCCGTTAAGCATCGGTATTGGATTGATAATGGTCATTTTCGAAGGACTTTACCTCAAAACCGGAAACAAGGAGTACGAAATCCTGACCCGTTTCTGGATTAAAATCTTCGCCTTGACTTTCGGGATTGGCGTGGCCACCGGAATCATAATGGAATTTGAATTTGGAACCAATTGGGCGGTCTATTCCCGTTATGTTGGCGATATTTTCGGAAGTGCATTGGCCGCCGAGGGCTTGTTTGCCTTTGGTTTGGAAAGCACTTTTCTGGGAATACTGCTATTTGGTTGGAACCGCGTAAAACCTTGGGTGCATTTTGTCTCTACTTTAGGCGTATTTTTAGGCTCGATGTTCTCCGCCGTTTGGATTGTGGTGGCCAATTCTTGGCAACAAACTCCCGCAGGTTATCATATCGTCGGAACAGGTTTAAACGCCCGCGCCGAAGTAACCGATTTTTGGGAAATGGTCTTCAATCCCTCCAGCGTCGATCGAATCATTCACGTTTGGCAAGGCGCAATCTTGGCGGGAACCTTCCTGGTTTTGAGCGTTCATGCGTATTATATTAGAAAAGGGCGTTACGTCGAAATATCCAAAAAAGCATTCAAAATTACCTTGGTCGTGGCCACCGTTTTTTCACTCACGCAATTGCTCTCCGGGCACAGTTCCGCCGATGGGGTAGCAGTGAATCAACCCGCAAAATTGGCCGCAATGGAAGGACATTTCCAGAAAAATTCACCTGCCGATTTGTATCTTTTGGGTTGGGTAGATAAAGAGAAACAAACCGTTACTGGATTGGGAATTCCTGGTGGATTGTCATTTTTGGTGCATCAAGATTTTCAAGCTCCCATAAAAGGATTGAATGACTTTCCGGTCGAAGACAGGCCAAGTCAAATCAATGCCGTTTTCCAGTTTTACCACATTATGGTAGCCATAGGAATGGCATTAATAGGATTGACGCTCTACGCTAGTTTTCTTTGGTGGCGGGGAAAATTGTTCGAAACTAAATGGCTGATGTGGATATTTTCTTTCTCGGTAATTTTACCCCAAATCGCCAATCAAGTGGGCTGGTTTGCAGCCGAAATGGGAAGACAACCTTGGGTAGTTTATGGACTGTTACGAACCAATAAAGCATTTTCACAAGAAGTGTCCTCCAACCAAATCGTGTTTTCATTGGTCTTGTTCACCTTCGTCTATTCGCTGTTGTTGGTTTTGTTTTTATATTCGGTGAATAAAAAAATAAAACACGGCCCTTATGATGAATTGGAAAAATCGTCAGAAATTAATTTTTTATAA
- the menD gene encoding 2-succinyl-5-enolpyruvyl-6-hydroxy-3-cyclohexene-1-carboxylic-acid synthase, whose product MVYPKIPLAQSIIQICLAKGIKNIVISPGSRNAPLTIGFVNNPEFNCYSIADERCAAFFALGIAQQIQKPVAVVCTSGSALLNYYPAFAEAFYSQIPLIVISADRPQSKIDIGDGQTIRQENVFKNHSLYNANLTEEVSVENDLKINKAINMAFTKKGPVHINAPFEEPLYQTVAKLDVDVTISAFNKTHHKIAVDEIVEFTNIWNKSKKKLILVGENKPHTIDAAIIDSLAKDHSVVVMTETTSNLQHPSFLNNIDTIITPFTKKEFKNLQPDILVTFGGMVVSKRIKAFLREYKPTHHWHIDTLRAYDTYGGLTKHFKVDPNPFFNQFLPFTIPIKSNYYSTFEQISTLRDKKHQEYLANIPFSDFKAFEKIIPSLPENTMLHLSNSSAIRYAQLFAINPSITVFCNRGTSGIDGSTSTAIGAAVANERPTVLIAGDIGFLYDSNALWNEYTPKNFKIILINNGGGGIFRILPGHEETPTFNKFFETSHCLTAEQLAKMYGFEYSIASDETSLENSLKTLYAQNDKPSILEIFTPTLENSKILLQYFRELV is encoded by the coding sequence ATGGTTTATCCCAAAATACCTCTTGCGCAAAGCATTATCCAGATTTGCCTTGCCAAAGGAATCAAAAACATAGTAATTTCTCCCGGTTCCAGAAACGCACCTTTAACCATTGGTTTTGTAAACAATCCCGAGTTCAATTGCTACAGCATCGCCGACGAACGTTGCGCCGCTTTTTTTGCCCTTGGAATTGCCCAACAAATCCAGAAACCCGTTGCCGTGGTTTGCACTTCGGGTTCGGCATTGTTGAATTATTATCCTGCTTTTGCCGAAGCTTTTTACAGCCAAATCCCGCTAATAGTGATTTCTGCCGACCGACCTCAAAGCAAGATAGACATTGGCGACGGCCAAACCATTCGCCAGGAAAACGTGTTCAAGAACCATTCGCTCTACAATGCCAATTTGACCGAGGAAGTTTCGGTGGAAAACGACTTGAAAATCAACAAAGCCATCAACATGGCTTTTACCAAAAAAGGTCCCGTCCACATCAATGCGCCTTTTGAAGAACCCTTGTATCAAACGGTTGCCAAATTGGATGTCGATGTCACGATTTCGGCTTTCAATAAAACGCACCACAAAATAGCTGTCGACGAAATTGTCGAATTCACGAATATTTGGAACAAATCCAAAAAGAAATTGATCCTCGTTGGCGAAAACAAACCCCACACGATTGACGCTGCAATTATTGATTCATTGGCAAAAGATCATTCGGTGGTGGTGATGACGGAAACCACTTCCAACCTGCAGCACCCTTCTTTTTTGAATAATATAGACACCATAATTACGCCTTTCACAAAGAAGGAATTCAAGAATCTTCAACCCGATATTTTGGTAACTTTCGGCGGAATGGTGGTTTCCAAAAGGATAAAAGCATTTTTGAGAGAGTACAAACCAACGCATCATTGGCACATCGATACTTTAAGAGCCTATGACACTTACGGTGGTTTGACGAAACATTTCAAGGTGGATCCCAATCCGTTTTTCAACCAATTCTTGCCGTTTACCATCCCCATAAAAAGCAATTATTATTCGACTTTCGAACAAATTTCGACTTTGAGGGATAAGAAACACCAAGAATATCTTGCCAATATTCCTTTTTCGGATTTCAAGGCTTTCGAAAAAATAATTCCTTCCTTGCCGGAAAATACGATGCTGCATTTGAGCAACAGCTCAGCCATTCGATACGCCCAATTGTTTGCCATAAACCCTTCGATAACTGTTTTTTGCAATCGCGGAACCAGCGGCATCGACGGAAGTACTTCCACTGCAATCGGTGCGGCTGTGGCCAACGAAAGACCTACGGTTTTGATAGCGGGCGACATCGGATTTCTTTACGACAGCAATGCCCTGTGGAACGAATACACGCCCAAAAACTTCAAGATTATCCTCATCAACAATGGAGGAGGAGGCATCTTCAGGATTTTGCCCGGACACGAGGAAACACCTACTTTCAACAAGTTTTTCGAAACCTCCCACTGCTTGACCGCCGAGCAATTGGCCAAAATGTACGGTTTCGAATACAGCATTGCTAGCGATGAAACGAGTCTGGAAAACAGCTTGAAAACTTTGTACGCCCAAAACGACAAACCAAGTATTCTCGAAATTTTTACGCCAACCTTGGAAAATAGCAAGATATTGTTGCAGTATTTCAGGGAGTTGGTTTAA
- a CDS encoding Rossmann-like and DUF2520 domain-containing protein, with the protein MIKVIIIGSGNVAQHLIQAFAKSKKIDVAQVFSRQKEAVSHLLDSEKITSDFNNLAQADLYIIAVSDDAIASVSSQLPFENRFVVHTSGSVSIDALDKKNRNGIFYPLQTFSKKAEVDFTQIPLCLESQKEPDFEFLKNVAEIISDKVYKINSEQRKALHVAAVFVNNFTNHLYQIGNQICTTNHVPFEILQPLIQETAKKILTLSPKEAQTGPAIRNDKQTIAAHLDFLLDENQKNIYQILTQSIQNNGKKL; encoded by the coding sequence ATGATTAAAGTGATTATTATTGGTTCTGGAAATGTTGCCCAACATTTGATTCAAGCATTTGCCAAAAGCAAAAAAATCGACGTGGCTCAAGTGTTTTCCAGACAAAAAGAAGCCGTGTCCCACCTCCTCGATTCCGAGAAAATCACCAGCGATTTCAACAATTTAGCCCAAGCCGATTTATACATCATTGCCGTTTCAGACGATGCCATTGCGTCCGTTTCTTCGCAATTGCCTTTCGAAAACCGTTTTGTCGTACACACTTCCGGAAGTGTTTCCATCGATGCCTTGGACAAAAAGAACCGAAACGGAATTTTCTATCCCCTACAAACGTTTTCCAAAAAAGCCGAAGTCGATTTCACCCAAATTCCCCTTTGCTTGGAAAGCCAAAAGGAACCTGATTTTGAATTCTTGAAAAACGTGGCCGAAATAATTTCCGACAAAGTGTACAAAATCAATTCCGAGCAGCGAAAAGCCTTGCACGTTGCGGCAGTTTTCGTAAACAATTTCACGAATCACTTATACCAAATTGGCAATCAAATTTGCACGACAAACCATGTCCCTTTCGAAATTTTGCAACCCTTGATTCAAGAAACCGCAAAAAAAATCCTGACGCTTTCGCCCAAAGAAGCACAAACCGGGCCGGCCATCCGAAACGACAAGCAGACCATTGCCGCCCATTTGGATTTCTTGTTGGACGAAAATCAAAAAAACATCTATCAAATACTAACACAATCCATACAAAACAATGGCAAGAAGTTATAA
- a CDS encoding tRNA dihydrouridine synthase, with amino-acid sequence MSFTLLSSPLQGFTDFRFRNAQNKFFGGIDTFYSPYIRLNGKLEIKASYQRDLLPENNLDLEVIPQVITNDAEEFLFVAKYVRELGYKELNWNLGCPYPMVTKSGMGSGLIKNTEQINHILDRAHSESDILVSMKMRLGYENCEEILDVLPVLDRYPLKNIAIHARIGKQLYKGGVNLDAFQHCVDNTKHKLYYNGDITSVKKFHEMQERFPTIDHWMIGRGLISDPFLPSMIRNNTPEYPKNKMELFSAFHDTLYAIYSESLSGQTHILLKMYHLWEYFSATFSNPHKVLKQIKKAQSIRNYEAAVANIFKNEKI; translated from the coding sequence ATGAGTTTTACCCTTCTTTCCTCCCCTTTACAAGGATTCACCGATTTTCGTTTCAGGAATGCCCAAAACAAGTTTTTTGGCGGCATCGACACTTTTTATTCTCCCTACATTCGGTTGAACGGGAAACTGGAAATAAAAGCCTCTTATCAACGGGATTTGCTTCCGGAAAACAATCTGGATTTAGAGGTCATTCCGCAAGTAATCACGAATGATGCGGAAGAGTTTTTGTTCGTGGCCAAATATGTTCGGGAATTGGGTTACAAGGAATTGAACTGGAATTTGGGTTGCCCCTATCCCATGGTCACCAAATCGGGAATGGGTTCGGGTTTGATTAAAAATACCGAACAAATCAACCACATTCTGGACAGAGCCCATTCAGAATCGGACATTTTGGTGTCGATGAAAATGCGTTTGGGTTATGAAAATTGTGAAGAAATCCTGGATGTTTTACCTGTTTTAGACCGCTATCCCCTCAAGAATATCGCCATTCACGCCCGCATTGGCAAACAATTGTACAAAGGCGGCGTGAATCTGGACGCGTTTCAACATTGCGTTGACAATACCAAACACAAACTGTATTACAACGGCGACATCACTTCGGTGAAAAAATTCCACGAGATGCAGGAACGTTTCCCCACAATAGACCACTGGATGATTGGACGCGGATTGATTTCGGATCCTTTTTTGCCGAGCATGATAAGAAACAACACTCCTGAATATCCCAAAAACAAGATGGAATTGTTCAGTGCTTTTCACGACACTTTATATGCCATCTATAGTGAATCTTTATCTGGACAAACCCATATTTTGTTGAAGATGTATCATTTATGGGAATACTTTTCGGCCACCTTTTCGAATCCGCACAAAGTGTTGAAACAAATCAAGAAAGCGCAGAGTATAAGAAATTATGAAGCGGCCGTGGCGAACATTTTCAAAAACGAGAAGATTTAG
- a CDS encoding glutathione peroxidase: MKNLLILVFGVFLFWNCQGQNKSAKTDVTTEKQTIYQFKVEDLSGKTFDFATLKGKKIMIVNTASKCGLTPQYKELEALYKEYASKGFVIVGFPANNFAGQEPGTNEEIAAFCQLNYGVTFPMMDKVSVKGEDMSPVYQFLTQKSKNGLEDSEVKWNFQKYLLNEKGELVKVIAPKTLPTDPEIVNWIKG; encoded by the coding sequence ATGAAAAACTTACTCATCTTGGTCTTTGGAGTATTCCTTTTTTGGAATTGTCAAGGCCAAAACAAATCCGCTAAAACCGATGTAACCACGGAAAAACAAACCATTTACCAATTCAAGGTGGAAGACTTGTCGGGAAAAACATTCGATTTTGCCACTTTGAAAGGCAAAAAAATTATGATTGTAAACACGGCATCCAAATGTGGATTGACACCTCAATACAAGGAATTGGAAGCGTTGTACAAAGAATATGCCTCGAAAGGATTTGTAATTGTGGGCTTTCCAGCCAATAATTTTGCTGGTCAAGAACCCGGAACCAACGAAGAAATCGCCGCTTTTTGTCAATTGAATTACGGAGTGACTTTCCCGATGATGGACAAAGTTTCCGTGAAAGGGGAGGACATGAGTCCGGTCTATCAATTTTTGACCCAAAAATCCAAAAACGGATTGGAAGATTCGGAAGTGAAATGGAATTTCCAGAAATACCTTTTGAACGAAAAAGGAGAATTGGTAAAAGTGATTGCGCCAAAAACCTTGCCAACCGACCCAGAAATCGTGAATTGGATTAAGGGATAG
- the ccsA gene encoding cytochrome c biogenesis protein — MNNKLTSILFSTRTMAILFLTFAIAMGAGTFIESKYNTDTARIWIYNAWWFEGIMLFFMINFIGNIKRYNLLRKEKWATLMLHLSFVLIIAGAFITRYISYEGMMPIREGATENVFYSDKMYLTLFVDGEYKGEMRRRVFEKPLLLSPVTNNNFSISERFDNTNFEVNYENFIMGAKEVIKPDPKGVLYLKLVEAGEGGREEHFLKEGEVQNIHNTLFALNKLTPGAINITMTDSSSTIQTPFEGQFMRMADKLQGKVDKDVVQPLMMRSLYSIGDMRIVFPEPAIKGAIGYESKNDFKAKGNSDALIVKLTAEGQEKTVTLLGIKGRVGEPKSVKIGKLDYTFHYGNKVYTLPFSVKLNDFIAQKYPGTEKSFSSFESQVTVRNKAEVFDARIFMNNILDYEGYRFFQSSFDQDEMGTVLSVSHDFWGTTITYIGYFMLYFALMAIMFTKHSRFADLKRKLEVVKTKKANLLTLLILFLSFGTFAQNHNAQFLSEKQLDSIIEKRKVPLEHAAKFGRIIVQDAGGRMKPINTFSSELLRKVSHENTYKGMNSDQVFLSMTQGGNIWIQVPMIYIKKGNDSIRKIIGINADKKYASFIDFFDNTGNYKLSPYLETAYKSANPNQFEKDFIETDKKVNLMEAALSGSILKIFPVPNDANNKWVSYPELDHAGLKGMAATYTHNILQMYFTALEEASVSKDYKEADGLLESINGFQKKYGSKVRPSEEKITSEIIYNEYDVFQKLPYWYLTAAILMLLFTILKIFKERKVLTVLENTMHIVIGLLFALHTVALIARWYISGHAPWSNAYESIIYVAWATMFFGLAFGSKLKLPRLLPSIIEIFYSLAYVKFESQSKLVVAASAFVSAMILTAAYMNWIDPEIGNLQPVLNSYWLMIHVAIIVASYGPFALGMILGVVSLLLILFTNEKNKEKMKLNIKEITYINEMALTIGLIMLTIGNFLGGQWANESWGRYWGWDPKETWALISIMVYAFVIHSRFVPALRGKWVFNLMSVFAFLSIMFTYFGVNFHLVGLHSYASGEAKSLDWIWQSLTAIAILGAITYPKYRKYYKK, encoded by the coding sequence ATGAATAATAAGTTGACTTCCATTTTATTTTCTACCCGAACAATGGCCATACTTTTCCTGACTTTTGCAATTGCAATGGGTGCAGGAACTTTCATAGAAAGCAAATACAATACCGATACGGCTCGAATTTGGATTTATAATGCCTGGTGGTTCGAAGGAATCATGTTGTTTTTTATGATCAATTTCATTGGCAACATCAAGCGATACAACTTGTTGAGAAAAGAAAAATGGGCAACCCTGATGCTGCATTTGTCTTTTGTCTTGATTATTGCGGGAGCATTCATCACGCGTTATATCAGTTATGAAGGAATGATGCCCATTCGTGAAGGCGCTACCGAAAACGTGTTTTATTCCGATAAAATGTACCTCACCCTTTTCGTGGATGGAGAATACAAAGGCGAAATGAGACGCCGAGTTTTCGAAAAACCATTGTTGCTTTCGCCGGTGACCAACAACAATTTTTCTATTTCGGAAAGGTTTGACAACACCAATTTTGAAGTCAACTACGAAAACTTCATTATGGGAGCCAAAGAAGTCATCAAACCCGATCCAAAAGGGGTTTTGTACCTAAAATTGGTCGAAGCAGGCGAGGGTGGACGTGAAGAACATTTCTTGAAGGAAGGCGAAGTGCAAAACATTCACAACACGCTTTTTGCATTGAATAAATTGACCCCTGGAGCCATAAATATTACCATGACCGACAGCAGTTCCACCATTCAAACCCCGTTTGAAGGACAGTTTATGCGAATGGCCGACAAATTGCAGGGCAAAGTGGATAAAGACGTGGTGCAACCCTTGATGATGCGTTCCTTGTATTCCATTGGAGACATGAGAATCGTGTTTCCTGAACCTGCCATAAAAGGAGCTATTGGATACGAATCTAAAAATGATTTCAAGGCCAAAGGCAACAGCGATGCTTTAATTGTAAAATTAACTGCCGAAGGACAAGAAAAAACGGTGACATTGTTAGGAATAAAAGGTAGGGTAGGTGAGCCAAAATCAGTGAAAATAGGAAAATTGGATTATACCTTTCACTACGGGAATAAAGTGTATACCTTGCCTTTCAGCGTGAAACTGAATGATTTTATAGCCCAGAAATATCCCGGAACCGAAAAAAGTTTTTCTTCTTTCGAAAGCCAGGTTACGGTTCGAAATAAAGCCGAAGTTTTTGATGCCCGAATTTTTATGAACAATATCCTGGATTATGAAGGCTACCGCTTTTTTCAATCCTCTTTCGACCAGGACGAAATGGGAACCGTCTTGTCGGTAAGCCACGATTTTTGGGGAACCACGATTACTTATATAGGATATTTCATGTTGTACTTTGCCCTGATGGCCATCATGTTTACCAAACATTCCCGTTTTGCCGATTTGAAGCGAAAACTGGAAGTGGTAAAAACAAAAAAAGCCAATTTATTGACACTATTGATTTTGTTTTTAAGTTTTGGAACTTTTGCCCAAAATCACAATGCCCAGTTTCTATCCGAGAAACAATTGGATTCCATAATAGAAAAACGAAAAGTACCTTTGGAACACGCAGCCAAATTCGGAAGAATAATTGTCCAGGATGCCGGGGGTAGAATGAAACCCATCAACACTTTCTCGTCTGAGTTATTGCGAAAAGTGAGCCACGAGAACACGTACAAGGGAATGAATTCGGATCAAGTGTTCTTGTCGATGACCCAAGGAGGAAACATCTGGATTCAAGTCCCGATGATTTACATCAAGAAAGGAAACGACAGTATTCGCAAGATTATAGGAATCAATGCCGATAAAAAATACGCCTCCTTTATCGACTTTTTTGACAATACCGGAAATTATAAATTGTCTCCTTATCTGGAAACGGCTTACAAATCGGCAAATCCAAACCAATTTGAAAAGGATTTTATCGAAACCGACAAAAAAGTGAATTTGATGGAAGCTGCCTTGAGCGGAAGCATCTTGAAAATTTTCCCGGTTCCGAATGACGCCAACAACAAATGGGTTTCGTATCCAGAACTGGATCATGCCGGCTTGAAAGGAATGGCGGCTACTTATACCCACAACATTCTTCAGATGTACTTTACGGCATTGGAAGAAGCCTCTGTTTCCAAGGATTACAAAGAAGCCGATGGATTGTTGGAAAGCATCAACGGCTTCCAGAAAAAATACGGAAGCAAAGTGAGACCGAGCGAGGAAAAAATCACTTCGGAAATTATCTATAACGAATATGATGTATTCCAAAAGTTACCATATTGGTATCTTACAGCGGCAATCTTGATGTTGTTGTTTACGATTCTTAAAATATTTAAAGAAAGAAAAGTATTGACCGTTTTGGAAAATACTATGCATATTGTTATTGGTTTACTCTTTGCTTTACATACAGTTGCTTTAATAGCTCGTTGGTATATTTCAGGTCACGCACCTTGGAGTAATGCCTACGAATCGATTATTTACGTGGCTTGGGCAACAATGTTTTTTGGTTTAGCTTTTGGTTCGAAATTAAAGCTACCGCGTTTATTACCATCGATTATTGAAATATTTTATTCGTTAGCATATGTTAAATTTGAAAGTCAATCTAAACTCGTAGTTGCAGCGAGTGCCTTTGTATCTGCCATGATATTGACGGCGGCCTACATGAACTGGATTGACCCGGAAATAGGCAATTTGCAGCCTGTATTGAATTCGTATTGGTTGATGATCCACGTGGCGATAATCGTGGCAAGTTACGGCCCGTTTGCCTTGGGAATGATTTTGGGAGTGGTTTCTTTGTTGTTGATTTTGTTTACCAACGAAAAGAACAAAGAAAAAATGAAATTAAACATCAAGGAAATAACATACATCAATGAAATGGCATTAACCATTGGATTGATAATGCTGACCATTGGGAATTTCCTTGGCGGACAATGGGCCAACGAAAGTTGGGGACGTTACTGGGGTTGGGATCCAAAAGAAACTTGGGCATTGATAAGCATTATGGTGTATGCTTTCGTCATTCATTCCCGATTTGTTCCGGCTTTGAGAGGGAAATGGGTTTTTAACCTGATGAGTGTTTTTGCTTTCTTGTCGATTATGTTTACCTATTTTGGAGTAAATTTCCATTTGGTAGGACTGCATTCTTACGCCAGTGGAGAAGCAAAATCATTGGATTGGATTTGGCAATCCTTAACGGCAATAGCCATTTTGGGAGCCATAACCTATCCAAAATACAGAAAATATTACAAGAAGTAA
- the cydB gene encoding cytochrome d ubiquinol oxidase subunit II, giving the protein METFLGIDYPTLWYLVIGLLFSGYAILEGFDFGAGAWHLFFRKDLSRRIAINAIGPIWDANQVWLVIGGGALFAGFPVMYATMLSAMYIPFMLFLMFNVLRAAAIKFRSAEEMPWWRLTWDITYSVSCIMIAFLLGVVLGNILQGFALGPNFTYHGGIFFSFLNPYAIMVGLTTLSIFMTQGAIFLLLKTEGRLHDRLTFLLQKGMIFFIISFGITTLYTLVFIPEVTANFREKPHYFVVPVLSFLAVANVPRLVSKKKYMMALVFSSLTMAFLLILVALQLYPTLLISTIDPQYNVTIYNAASSQKSLGIMLTIVAIGAPLLGAYFFFLYRTFNGKVQLDDTSY; this is encoded by the coding sequence ATGGAAACTTTTTTGGGAATAGATTATCCTACTTTGTGGTATTTGGTAATCGGATTGTTGTTTTCGGGTTACGCGATTTTGGAAGGCTTTGATTTTGGCGCAGGTGCTTGGCATTTGTTTTTCAGGAAAGACTTGAGCCGAAGAATTGCCATCAACGCCATTGGCCCAATTTGGGATGCGAATCAGGTTTGGTTGGTAATCGGAGGTGGAGCATTATTTGCGGGATTCCCAGTTATGTACGCCACGATGTTGTCGGCCATGTACATTCCGTTTATGTTATTTTTAATGTTCAATGTACTGAGAGCAGCCGCTATCAAGTTCAGAAGTGCCGAAGAAATGCCTTGGTGGAGACTAACTTGGGATATTACCTATAGTGTCTCTTGTATTATGATTGCCTTTTTGCTGGGTGTCGTTTTGGGTAATATTTTGCAGGGTTTCGCCTTGGGGCCTAATTTTACCTATCACGGAGGCATCTTTTTTTCATTTCTAAATCCTTATGCCATAATGGTTGGACTTACGACACTTTCCATTTTTATGACCCAGGGAGCCATCTTCCTGCTATTGAAAACCGAAGGCAGATTGCACGATCGACTGACTTTTTTGCTTCAAAAAGGAATGATATTTTTCATCATCAGCTTCGGGATTACGACCCTTTATACCTTGGTATTTATCCCCGAAGTTACCGCCAATTTCAGGGAAAAACCACACTATTTTGTGGTGCCGGTTTTGTCCTTTTTGGCTGTGGCCAATGTCCCGCGTTTGGTGTCCAAAAAGAAATACATGATGGCCTTGGTGTTTTCGTCCTTGACAATGGCCTTTTTGCTGATTCTAGTGGCCTTGCAATTGTATCCAACGCTCTTGATTTCGACCATCGATCCCCAATACAACGTGACGATTTACAATGCGGCTTCCTCCCAAAAATCATTGGGAATTATGTTGACTATTGTGGCTATTGGCGCACCATTATTGGGAGCCTATTTCTTCTTTTTGTACCGAACATTTAATGGAAAAGTGCAATTGGACGACACCAGTTATTAG
- a CDS encoding KdsC family phosphatase — MARSYKELMNDITTFVFDVDGVLTDSSVFVTSEGEILRTMNIRDGYAMKAAVESGYNVCIISGGSNEGVRVRLRNLGITDIHLGCPDKVETFMEYVELYDINPEQVLYMGDDIPDFHVMKLVGLPTCPQDASPEIKVISKYISHKNGGKGAVREVIEQVMKVQGKWTMHFDGKLD, encoded by the coding sequence ATGGCAAGAAGTTATAAAGAATTAATGAACGACATCACCACTTTTGTCTTTGATGTCGATGGCGTACTGACCGACAGTTCCGTTTTCGTGACCAGCGAAGGCGAAATCCTGAGAACGATGAACATTCGCGATGGTTATGCGATGAAAGCGGCCGTGGAAAGCGGTTACAATGTTTGCATCATCTCTGGCGGAAGCAACGAAGGCGTTCGAGTACGGTTGAGAAATCTAGGCATTACGGACATTCATCTCGGCTGTCCCGACAAAGTGGAAACCTTTATGGAATACGTAGAACTTTATGACATTAATCCAGAACAAGTCTTGTATATGGGCGACGACATTCCCGATTTTCACGTGATGAAATTGGTGGGATTGCCTACTTGCCCACAAGATGCAAGTCCCGAAATCAAAGTCATTTCCAAATACATTTCGCACAAAAATGGCGGAAAAGGCGCTGTTCGCGAAGTAATCGAACAAGTGATGAAAGTGCAGGGAAAATGGACCATGCATTTTGACGGAAAACTGGATTAA